Proteins from a single region of Aythya fuligula isolate bAytFul2 chromosome 3, bAytFul2.pri, whole genome shotgun sequence:
- the CYRIA gene encoding protein FAM49A isoform X1 has product MGNLLKVLTCTELDQGPNFFLDFENAQPTDGEREVWNQISAVLQDSESMLADLQAYKGAGQEIRDAIQNPNDIQLQEKAWNSVCPLVVRLKRFYEFSLRLEKALQSLLESLTCPPYTPTQHLEREQALAKEFAEILHFTLRFDELKMRNPAIQNDFSYYRRTISRNRINNMHLDIENEVNNEMANRMSLFYAEATPMLKTLSNATTHFVSENKTLPIENTTDCLSTMASVCKVMLETPEYRSRFTSEETLMFCMRVMVGVIILYDHVHPVGAFSKTSKIDMKGCIKVLKEQPPDTVEGLLNALRFTTKHLNDESTSKQIRAMLQ; this is encoded by the exons ATGggaaatcttttaaaagttcTCACTTGCACAGAGCTTGATCAGGGGCCAAATTTTTTCCTTGACTTTGAAA ATGCACAGCCCACAGATGGAGAAAGGGAGGTATGGAATCAGATCAGTGCAGTTTTGCAGGACTCGGAAAGTATGCTTGCAGATCTTCAGGCTTACAAAGGAGCTGGACAAGAAATTAGAGAT gcaATACAAAACCCCAATGATATCCAGTTGCAAGAAAAAGCGTGGAATTCAGTATGTCCTCTGGTTGTAAGGCTGAAGCGTTTTTATGAGTTTTCACTCAGATTAG aaaaagcCCTGCAAAGCTTATTGGAATCCTTGACTTGCCCACCTTATACTCCAACTCAACACCTGGAACGGGAACAGGCTCTGGCTAAAGAGTTTGCAGAAATCTTACATTTTACTCTTCGTTTTGATGAACTTAAg ATGAGAAACCCAGCAATTCAGAATGACTTCAGTTATTATAGGCGAACAATAAGCCGTAACAGAATAAACAACATGcat CTAGACATTGAGAATGAAGTAAACAATGAAATGGCCAATAGGATGTCCCTGTTTTATGCTGAGGCCACACCAATGCTGAAAACACTCAGTAATGCAACTACACACTTTGTATCAGAA AACAAAACATTGCCAATTGAAAATACAACGGACTGTCTAAGTACTATGGCTAGTGTATGTAAAGTCATGTTGGAAACACC agagTACAGGAGTAGATTCACCAGTGAAGAGACTCTTATGTTCTGCATGCGTGTAATGGTGGGAGTTATTATTCTGTATGATCATGTTCATCCTGTGGGAGCTTTCTCAAAGACATCAAAGATTGAT ATGAAGGGATGCATAAAAGTTTTAAAGGAACAGCCACCTGACACTGTGGAAGGACTTCTGAATGCTCTCAG
- the CYRIA gene encoding protein FAM49A isoform X4: MLADLQAYKGAGQEIRDAIQNPNDIQLQEKAWNSVCPLVVRLKRFYEFSLRLEKALQSLLESLTCPPYTPTQHLEREQALAKEFAEILHFTLRFDELKMRNPAIQNDFSYYRRTISRNRINNMHLDIENEVNNEMANRMSLFYAEATPMLKTLSNATTHFVSENKTLPIENTTDCLSTMASVCKVMLETPEYRSRFTSEETLMFCMRVMVGVIILYDHVHPVGAFSKTSKIDMKGCIKVLKEQPPDTVEGLLNALRFTTKHLNDESTSKQIRAMLQ; the protein is encoded by the exons ATGCTTGCAGATCTTCAGGCTTACAAAGGAGCTGGACAAGAAATTAGAGAT gcaATACAAAACCCCAATGATATCCAGTTGCAAGAAAAAGCGTGGAATTCAGTATGTCCTCTGGTTGTAAGGCTGAAGCGTTTTTATGAGTTTTCACTCAGATTAG aaaaagcCCTGCAAAGCTTATTGGAATCCTTGACTTGCCCACCTTATACTCCAACTCAACACCTGGAACGGGAACAGGCTCTGGCTAAAGAGTTTGCAGAAATCTTACATTTTACTCTTCGTTTTGATGAACTTAAg ATGAGAAACCCAGCAATTCAGAATGACTTCAGTTATTATAGGCGAACAATAAGCCGTAACAGAATAAACAACATGcat CTAGACATTGAGAATGAAGTAAACAATGAAATGGCCAATAGGATGTCCCTGTTTTATGCTGAGGCCACACCAATGCTGAAAACACTCAGTAATGCAACTACACACTTTGTATCAGAA AACAAAACATTGCCAATTGAAAATACAACGGACTGTCTAAGTACTATGGCTAGTGTATGTAAAGTCATGTTGGAAACACC agagTACAGGAGTAGATTCACCAGTGAAGAGACTCTTATGTTCTGCATGCGTGTAATGGTGGGAGTTATTATTCTGTATGATCATGTTCATCCTGTGGGAGCTTTCTCAAAGACATCAAAGATTGAT ATGAAGGGATGCATAAAAGTTTTAAAGGAACAGCCACCTGACACTGTGGAAGGACTTCTGAATGCTCTCAG
- the CYRIA gene encoding protein FAM49A isoform X2: MGNLLKVLTREIENYPHFFLDFENAQPTDGEREVWNQISAVLQDSESMLADLQAYKGAGQEIRDAIQNPNDIQLQEKAWNSVCPLVVRLKRFYEFSLRLEKALQSLLESLTCPPYTPTQHLEREQALAKEFAEILHFTLRFDELKMRNPAIQNDFSYYRRTISRNRINNMHLDIENEVNNEMANRMSLFYAEATPMLKTLSNATTHFVSENKTLPIENTTDCLSTMASVCKVMLETPEYRSRFTSEETLMFCMRVMVGVIILYDHVHPVGAFSKTSKIDMKGCIKVLKEQPPDTVEGLLNALRFTTKHLNDESTSKQIRAMLQ; this comes from the exons ATGGGTAATCTTCTTAAGGTCCTTACCAGGGAAATTGAAAACTATCCAcattttttcctggattttgaAA ATGCACAGCCCACAGATGGAGAAAGGGAGGTATGGAATCAGATCAGTGCAGTTTTGCAGGACTCGGAAAGTATGCTTGCAGATCTTCAGGCTTACAAAGGAGCTGGACAAGAAATTAGAGAT gcaATACAAAACCCCAATGATATCCAGTTGCAAGAAAAAGCGTGGAATTCAGTATGTCCTCTGGTTGTAAGGCTGAAGCGTTTTTATGAGTTTTCACTCAGATTAG aaaaagcCCTGCAAAGCTTATTGGAATCCTTGACTTGCCCACCTTATACTCCAACTCAACACCTGGAACGGGAACAGGCTCTGGCTAAAGAGTTTGCAGAAATCTTACATTTTACTCTTCGTTTTGATGAACTTAAg ATGAGAAACCCAGCAATTCAGAATGACTTCAGTTATTATAGGCGAACAATAAGCCGTAACAGAATAAACAACATGcat CTAGACATTGAGAATGAAGTAAACAATGAAATGGCCAATAGGATGTCCCTGTTTTATGCTGAGGCCACACCAATGCTGAAAACACTCAGTAATGCAACTACACACTTTGTATCAGAA AACAAAACATTGCCAATTGAAAATACAACGGACTGTCTAAGTACTATGGCTAGTGTATGTAAAGTCATGTTGGAAACACC agagTACAGGAGTAGATTCACCAGTGAAGAGACTCTTATGTTCTGCATGCGTGTAATGGTGGGAGTTATTATTCTGTATGATCATGTTCATCCTGTGGGAGCTTTCTCAAAGACATCAAAGATTGAT ATGAAGGGATGCATAAAAGTTTTAAAGGAACAGCCACCTGACACTGTGGAAGGACTTCTGAATGCTCTCAG
- the CYRIA gene encoding protein FAM49A isoform X3 gives MGNLLKVLTCTELDQGPNFFLDFENAQPTDGEREVWNQISAVLQDSESMLADLQAYKGAGQEIRDAIQNPNDIQLQEKAWNSVCPLVVRLKRFYEFSLRLEKALQSLLESLTCPPYTPTQHLEREQALAKEFAEILHFTLRFDELKMRNPAIQNDFSYYRRTISRNRINNMHLDIENEVNNEMANRMSLFYAEATPMLKTLSNATTHFVSENKTLPIENTTDCLSTMASVCKVMLETPEYRSRFTSEETLMFCMRVMVGVIILYDHVHPVGAFSKTSKIDWHASVPR, from the exons ATGggaaatcttttaaaagttcTCACTTGCACAGAGCTTGATCAGGGGCCAAATTTTTTCCTTGACTTTGAAA ATGCACAGCCCACAGATGGAGAAAGGGAGGTATGGAATCAGATCAGTGCAGTTTTGCAGGACTCGGAAAGTATGCTTGCAGATCTTCAGGCTTACAAAGGAGCTGGACAAGAAATTAGAGAT gcaATACAAAACCCCAATGATATCCAGTTGCAAGAAAAAGCGTGGAATTCAGTATGTCCTCTGGTTGTAAGGCTGAAGCGTTTTTATGAGTTTTCACTCAGATTAG aaaaagcCCTGCAAAGCTTATTGGAATCCTTGACTTGCCCACCTTATACTCCAACTCAACACCTGGAACGGGAACAGGCTCTGGCTAAAGAGTTTGCAGAAATCTTACATTTTACTCTTCGTTTTGATGAACTTAAg ATGAGAAACCCAGCAATTCAGAATGACTTCAGTTATTATAGGCGAACAATAAGCCGTAACAGAATAAACAACATGcat CTAGACATTGAGAATGAAGTAAACAATGAAATGGCCAATAGGATGTCCCTGTTTTATGCTGAGGCCACACCAATGCTGAAAACACTCAGTAATGCAACTACACACTTTGTATCAGAA AACAAAACATTGCCAATTGAAAATACAACGGACTGTCTAAGTACTATGGCTAGTGTATGTAAAGTCATGTTGGAAACACC agagTACAGGAGTAGATTCACCAGTGAAGAGACTCTTATGTTCTGCATGCGTGTAATGGTGGGAGTTATTATTCTGTATGATCATGTTCATCCTGTGGGAGCTTTCTCAAAGACATCAAAGATTGAT TGGCATGCTTCTGTTCCCAGATGA